Genomic segment of Streptomyces alboniger:
CGAGCGGCTGACCGTCGTCGCCCGCGTCACCACGGAACAGGACCGGCGCCTCGCCGACATCCTGGTCCTGGAGAACGGCGACCCCGTCATCGAACTCGGCGGCGTCACCCTCGCCCGCCCCGAAGTCCCGGCCGGGCGACGGCAGTTCCTGCACCGACCCGAGTGGGTGCGCCGCGCCCTGTCCGCCGCCGTGCCGGACGCCGCCCCCCGGCACGTCCTGCTCCTCGGCCGCACCGAGGACGCCGGCACCGCCCCGGACGGCCTGCGCGTCACACCCGTCGCCGACTCCGCCGCCCTCAAGGCCGCCCTGGACGACGACTCCGTCACCGACGTCTGCTGGAGCTGGCGCCCGCTGCCCGGCGCGATGTCGGCCGAGCTGATGCGCGCCGAGTGCGAGCACAACTACCGTGATCTGCTCGGCCTGTTGACCGTGCTCGACGCCGCGGCCCAGCAGCGGCCGCCCCGGCTGTGGCTGGTCACCGAGGGCGCCCAGCGGCTGCCCGGCGACAGCCCCGGCAGCGGCGCGCACCTGGCCGCCGCCACCCTGTGGGGCTTCGGCCGGGTGCTGCTGACCGAGTCGCCCCAGTACCGCGCGACGCTGGTCGACCTCGCGCCCGGCGACGGCCTGTCGGCGCTGCTCGACGAGTGCCGTGCCGAAGCGCCCGGCGAGTACCAGATCGCCCTCCGCGGCGGCCTGCGCCACGTCCGACGGCTGCTGCCCGGCGACACCGCCCGCACCTGGCCCGGCGGCTTCGCGCTGCGCCCCCCGGGCTCCGGCGACCTCTCCGACCTGTGCCTCGCGCCCGCCGAGGACCGCGCCCCCGCGGCCGGCGAGGTCCAGGTGCGGGTCGCCTCGGTCGCCCTCACCGCGGCCGACGCCCGGGCAGCCCTGGACGGCGAGGAGTCCGGCGTACCCGGACCCGTGCTCGGCTCACTGGCCGCGGGAACGGTCCTCGCGGCCGGCGCCGAGGCCGCTTTCACCGCGGGCGACGAGGTCTACGTACGCCATGACGGCGCCCTGCGCGCCACCCTCACCGTCCCGGCCACCGAGGTGGCGCTCGCGCCCGGCGCGGCCAGCGGCAAGGCGCGGGGCGGGGCCGAGGCGCGGGGCGGGGCCACGGCCTTCCGCCTGGAGGAGCTGGGTGAGGCGCTGCGCACCGCCGCCTCCGGGTCCCGCGCCGAGGTGTGGGTGGACGTGCCGGGCGGCCCGGACCCCGAGCCCGCCCCGGCCCGCGTCCGCGCCGACCGCACGTATCTCGTCACCGGAGGTCTCGGCGGCCTCGGTCTGGTCACCGCACGCAAGCTGGTCTCCCTCGGCGCCCGGCACCTGACCCTGGTCAGCCGCGGCGGACGGGCCACCGAGGAGGCCGCGCCGGTCCTCGCCGAACTGTCCGAACGGGCGGAGGTCAGCGTCGTACGGGCCGATGTGAGCAGCACCGACGACGTGCGGAACCTCGCCGCCGGGCTCGCGGCAGGTCCCCACCCGGTCGGCGGTGTCGTGCACGCGGCGGGCTCCTTCGACAAGAAGCTGATCGCCGAGCTGACCTGGGAGTCCATCGACGCCCAGCTCGCCCCGAAGGCGTACGGCGGCTGGCTGCTGCACGAGGCGGCCGAGGAGTTCTTCCCCGACCTCGACTTCTTCGTGACGTACTCCTCGATCGCCTCCGTTCTCGGCGGCGCCACCCAGGGCCACTACGCGGCCGCGAGCGCGGGCCTCGACAGCCTCGCCGAGTGGCGCGGCCTGCGCGGACTGCCGGGCCTCTCGGTCAACTGGGGCGCCTGGGCCAGGGTCGGCATGTCCGCCCGGCTCGACGAGCAGCTGGCCCAGGAGATCGACCGCAGCGGCGTCCGCTTCTTCTCGCCCACCAGGGCGCTCGACACCCTCGCCGCGCTCTGGCAGCGGCCCGGCAGCCGCCGGGTGGTGGGCGAGTTCGACTGGGCGCGCTATGTGGCGGGCGGCGGAGTGGACGACGCGTTCTACGACCGGCTCGCCCGCCACGACCAGGGCGGCGCGGTCGGCACCGGCCTCGACCTCACCGCGCTGGCCGCCCTGCCGAAGCCGGAGCGCACGGCCCTGATCGCCGCGGCCGTGCGCGAGAAGGTCGCCGACGCGCTGCACATGGACGCCGGGGACGACCTCGATCCGAACGCCGAGTTCGTCTCGCTCGGCCTGGACTCGCTCATGGCCCAGACCGTCAAGGGCGGCCTGGAGACCCTGTTCCGGCTGCCGCTGCCGGCATCGCTGACCTTCGACCACCCGACGGTCCGCAGGCTCACCGAGTTCCTCGACGGGCGCCTCGCCCCGGCCACGCAGCAGCACCCCTGACGGGAGACCACAGTGGAACACCACACCACCAGTAACTGGACGCTGACCCGCACCTCCAGGACGCACGCCGGGGGCCGGGCGGAGCACGCCGCGATCATCTGCGAGGGCCGCACCACCACCTACGGGAAGCTGCACAGGGACAGCAACCGCGCGGCCCACGCCCTGCGCGACGCCGGGATCGGCCCCGGCGACCGCGTCGCCTACCTGGGACGCGAGTCGGAGAACTACTACCTCACGATCCTCGCCTGCGCGAAGGCCGGCGCCGTCCTGGTCCCGGTCAACTGGCGCCTCACCCAGGGCGAGGTGGACCACATCCTGCGCGACTCGGGCGCCGTGCTCCTCTTCGTGGACGACGAGTTCTGGGAGACCGCCGACCGGGTCAGGCCGCAGCTGCCCGGCCTGCGCACCGTCGTCCGCGTCGACGGCACCGACAGCGAGGGCGAACCGGCGCGCGGCGCCGGGCTGCCCGCCTGGTACGCCGACCACCCCACCACCGACCTGGAGCCGGGCACGGGACCGGACGACGCGGTCGTCCAGATCTACACCAGCGGGACCACCGGGCTCCCCAAGGGCGCGGTCCTCGCCCACCGCAGCTTCTTCACGCTGCCCGCCGCGATGCGCGAGCACGGCGCCGACTGGCTCGACTGGCTCCCGGACGACGTCAGCCTCATCTCGCTGCCGGGCTTCGGCATCGCGGGCATTGGCTGGTTCATGCACACCTTCAACGCCGGTGGCACGAGCGTGGTGATGCCGCAGTTCATCCCGCAGGAGGCGGTGCGGCTCATCCGCGAGCACGGCGTCACCATCACCTTCGCGGCGCCCGCCATGCTCCAGATGATGATGGCCGAACGCGGCGCGGGCCCGGCCGCGTTCACCTCCCTGCGCAAGATCGCCTACGGGGCGGCGCCGATGTCCGAGACGCTGCTCGAACGCTGCCTCGCGGTCTTCGGCTGCCAGTTCGCGCAGATCTACGCCAGCACCGAGACCGGCAGCGTCGCGGTCTGCCTGCCCCCCGAGGCACACCGCCCCGGCACCGGCCTCCTGAAGTCGGTCGGCAGGCCCTGCCCCGGCAACGAGGTCAAGGTCATCGGCCCGGACGGCGAGAGCCTGCCGCCCGGCGAGACCGGTCAGATATGCGTACGCACCCCCTCGCGCATGCTCGGCTACTGGAACCTCCCCGAGGCCACCGAGCGCACCGTCGTGGGGGAGTGGCTGCACATGGGCGACGCCGGCTACCTCGACGAGGACGGCTATGTGTACCTGCGCGACCGCATGAACGACACGATCATCGTGGCCGGGCAGAACATCTACCCCGCCGAGGTCGAGAAGGCGCTCGCCGCCCACCCGGCCGTCGCCGACGCCGCCGTCGTCGGACTGCCCGACCCGCACTGGGGCGAGGCGGTGCACGCCGTCGTCGTCCCGCGGCCCGGCGCCACCGTCAAGCCCCGCGAACTGCTCGTCGCCCTCCGCGCCCACCTCGCCGACTACAAGATCCCGAGCGCCTTCCACTTCGCCGAGGACCTGCCGCGCAACCCGTCGGGGAAGATCCTGCGCCGCGCCGTGCGGGACCGGCTGACCGCCGAGGCACCCCCGGCGGCCGAGCGCCTGACCCTGCCCGTCCAGCGCCGCGACTCGGCACGGACGGCCTCGCTGCCGCCGCAGCGCCAGCACGCCTGACGCACGGACCAGACGATCCAGCGGACCACACGAAACGGAGCACCCCATGCAGTCCTTTGCCGGGCCCCTGCGCATCGGCATCCTGTTGCCCACCCGGGAACAGGCCATCAACGGCGCCTACGCCGCCGCACCGCTGCTCGACTTCGCCCGGCAGGCCGAGGCGCTCGGCTTCGACTCGCTGTGGGCGGGCGACTCGCTGACCGCCAGGCCGCGCCTCGACCCCCTCGTCGTGCTCTCCGCGGCCGCCGCCGCCACCGAGCGGATCACCGTCGGCACGGCCGCGTTCACCCCCGCCCTGCGCCACCCGCTGATCGGCTCCCACCTGATCGCGAGCCTGGACCACGTGGCCGCCGGCCGACTGGTCCTCGGGCTCGGCTCCGGCTTCCCGATGCCCGAGACGGAGGAGGAGTTCGCCTCCGTCGGGGCCTCCTTCGCCGGGCGGGTGGGGCGGCTCGACGAGATCGCCGCGCTGTGGCGCACCGCCTGGCGCTCCGGCGAGGAGGGCCAACCCACCGCATTCCAGGGCAAGTTCTGGCAGGCCGAGCGCCTTGAGCGGCTGCCGAAGCCCGCCTCGCCCGGCGGCCCGCCGCTCTGGCTGGCCGGCAGCGACACCCCGAAGGTGCTCGCCAGGGTCGCCGAGAAGTACGACGGCTGGCTGCCGTTCCTGCCGGACGCCGAGGCGTACGGCAGGGCCCGCGCCCGCATCGCCGAACTCGCCGAGGCGGCGGGCCGCGCCCCCGACGCGGTAACCCCCGCGCTGTACGCGACGGTCACCGTCAACCGCGACGAGGCGGCGGCCAAGGCCGAGCTGGAGCACTACATCGAGCACTACTACGGGCGCTCCCTGGAGCAGATGTCGGCCATCCAGGCCTACGGCTGGGGCAGCGCCGAGAGCTGCGCCGAGTGGCTCGGCGCCTATGTGCGCGCCGGTGCCCGCCACCTCGTCATCCGGATCGGGTCGCTCGACCCGGAGCCGCAGCTGAAGGAGATCGCCGAGGTGCTGCTGCCCGCGGTACGCGCCATCGGCCGGCACACAACCGTTGGGAGAACACAGTCGTGACCACCGCCACCGCCACTGCCACCCTGGGCCAGGAGATGTCCGCCGCGGGTGAGTGGTTCCACCCGGCCGAGCCGTCCGAGGACGCCTCCGTACGGCTGTTCATGCTGCCGCACGCGGGCAGCGGAGCCATCATCTACCGCGACTGGGAGCGGCTGCTGCCGGGCGACATCGCCCCGCAGGCGGTCACCCTGCCAGGACGCCACAACCGGCGCGACGAGATGACGTACGAGGACTGGGACCCGCTGCTCGACGCGCTCCACGAGGCGGTCGCCGACGACCTGGACGAGCGGCCCTTCGCGTTCTTCGGGCACTGCCTCGGCGCCCAGCTGGCGTTCCGCCTCACCATCCGTATGGAGGCGGAGGGCGGCCCCTCGCCGGTCCTCGTCGGCATGTCCGGGTGGTCGCCCGTCGGCTTCTTCCAGCCGACGGAGGAGCAGAGCCGGATGCCCGCCCCCGAACTCGTCGAGTGGATCAAGAAGTTGGGGTCGTTCCCCGCCGAGATCTACGACAACCCCCAGATGCTCGCCCTCGTCGTCCCCGCGCTCCGCGCCGACCTGCGCGTCGCCGCCCAGTACGTCGACGACGGCGCGGGCACCGCCTGCCCGCTGGTCTCCTACGGCGGCGCGTCCGATCCGCTGATGGAGAGCCCGGACGCCATGGAGCACTGGGCCGGGCGCAGCCCCCAGTACCTGGGCCACAGCGAGTACCCGGGTGGCCACTTCTACATCGACAGCCACGCCGAGGCCGTCACCACGCACTTCGCCCAGCGGCTGCGGCGACTGGCGGGCCGCTCATGACTACCGAGGCGGACCTCAACGTCAAGGCCGAGGCGGACATCGACATCAAGGGCGCGGGCGTCCCGCCCCTCGCGCCTCAGGCCGCGCCGCCGGACGAGGCCGCGGCGGCCAAGCCCTCCTACGGGGCGCTGCTCGTCGTCCTGGCCGGCCTCTTCATCACCAACCTCGACTTCTTCATCGTCAACGTGGCGATCCCCTCGCTCCAGACGAACATGCACGCCACCGCGGCGGAGATCCAGCTCATCGCCGTCACCTTCACCATCGGCCTGTCCGCGCTGCTGATCACCGGCGGCCGGCTCGGCGACATCTACGGCAGGCGTCGGGTCTACTCGATCGGCGTGCTGCTCTTCACGCTCGCCTCGCTGGCCTGCGGCATCGCCCAGAACATGGGCGAGCTGATCATCGCCCGCGGCATCCAGGGCGCGGCAGCGGCGCTGGTCATCCCGCAGGTGCTCGGCATCCTGACGACCACCTACTCGGGCAAGCACCGCGCCGTCGCGTTCAACGCGTACGGCATCGCGCTCGGCGCGGCCGCGGTCTTCGGGCAGCTGATCGGCGGGCTGCTGATCAAGGCCGACGTGTTCGGCATGGACTGGCGGACCATCTTCCTCATCAACGTGCCGATCGGCGCGATCGTGCTCGCGCTCACCCCGAAGCTGGTGCCGGAGTCGAAGTCCGAGGGCCGTACCGGGCTCGACCTGGTCGGTGTCCTGCTCGTCACCGCCGGGCTCACCGCGGTCGTGCTGCCGCTGGTCATCGGCCGCGAGGAGGGCTGGCCCGCCTGGACCTGGCTGTGCATGGCGGCGGCGGTGCCGCTGCTCGCCGCCTTCTGGTTCTGCCAGCGGCGGCTCGCGGCGAGCGCCAAGTCGCCGCTGGTGAGCCCGTCCCTCTTCCGTGACAGGGCGTTCGGCGTCGGATCCGTCACCATCCTCGTCTACTTCTCGGTGATGGCCTCCTTCTTCCTGGTCCTCGCGCTCTACCTCCAGCAGGGGCACGGCGCTTCGGCCCTGGAGTCGGGGCTGCTCTTCGTGCCGCTGGGCCTCGGCTTCTTCGTCGCCTCGGCCATGGCGCCCAAGTTCGCCGCCAAGCTGGGGCGGCAGGCGCTCGCACTGGGCGCCCTGGTGGTGGCCGCGGGCGACATCGCCTTCGCCCAGACCGCCTCCCAGCTCGGTACCACGGGCTCGGTCGGCTGGTGCATCCCCGCGATGGTGGTCTGCGGCTTCGGCATGGGCCTGGTGGTCGCCCCACTCACCTCGCTGGTCCTCGAGGGGGTGGCGACCGAGCACGCGGCGGCGGCCTCCGGGGTGTTCTCCACCGGCCAGGAGATGGGGAACGCGCTGGGCATCGCGATCATCGGCGTGGTCTTCTTCGACCAGGTCGGGGAGCACCCGTCGGCGCAGGGCTACACCGACGGGTTCGGGTTCAGCCTGTACGTCCAGGCCGGCATCTGCGTCCTGGTCGCGGCCCTGGTGCAGTTCCTGCCGCGCAAGGCCGAGAAGGGCTGAACAAGGGCCCGGTACCGGGCGGTTCGGACGGCGGGTGCCCCGGAGCGAAGGCTCCGGGGCACCCGCCGTCCGTATGCCGTGAGAGCGCGGTCGCGCGTGTTACGCAGGTGTGTCCCCACCGGTCACGACAGGCACGAGATCCGGCCAGAAAGGGTCAGCCGGACGTCAGGGGAGCATCAGGGCATTCGGCCAGCATGACGGAAAGGAACAAGCCATAGCCCAGGGGGGAAATGCCATGACGGTCACTCCTGTCATGCCCGAGGTCCAGGAGCGGCTCGCCGCCTGGCCCATGCCGCGCACCTGCCCGTATTCACCGCCGGACGCCTACGCCGAACTCCGCAGGGGCGGACCCGTCAAGGTCCGGATCAGGACAGGTGAGGCGTGGCTCATCACACGCTACGACGATGTCCGCGCGGTCCTGACCGACGCGCGTTTCAGCTCGGACGACACCCAGCCCGGCTTCCCCGTTCGTATACAACTGCCGCCCGCGCCCCGGGTGATGTCGTTCACGCGCATGGACGGCCCGGAGCACGGGCGGCTGCGCCGCATGGCGATGACCGAGTTCACCGCCCGCCGCACCCGCGCGCTGCGGCCCTCGGTGGAGCTGCTGGTGGAGCGCCTCGTCGACGAGCTGGAGCGGGGGCCACGCCCGGCCGACCTGGTGGCCGCCTTCTCCGTCCGGCTGCCGTCCCTGGTGATCGCCCGCATGCTGGGCGTCCCGGAGGCGGACGAGTGCGACTTCACCGAGCTGAGCCAGGCCGTCCTCTCCCAGGACGCCACGCCCGAGGAGATCTACGCGGCCTTCGTCGAGATGACCCAGTACCTGGACGAACTGATCCGCCGCAAGGGCCGCGAGCCCGAGGAGGACCTGCTCAGCCGCCTCGCCACGCAGTACGTGGCCACCGGCGAGCTGTCCCACGACGACCTGGTGGCGATGGCCCGGCTCTTCCTGGTGGCGGGCCACGAGACCACCGCCCACCAGCTCAGCCTCAGCGTGCTCAGCCTGCTGCGCGAGCCGGGCCGACTGGAGCGGCTGCGCCGCGACCCGGACCTGTTCGCCCCGGCCGTCGAGGAACTGCTGCGCTACTGGTCCATCACCCAGGACAACCAGGTCCGCGTCGCCGTCGAGGACGCGGAGATCGGCGGCGCCCGCATCGCGAAGGGCGACGGCGTGATCCTCGCCTACCCGAGCGCCAACCACGACGAGTCGGTCTTCCCCGGCGGCGACCGCGTCGACCTGGACCGGGACGCGAGCCGGCACATCGCCTTCGGCTACGGCCCGCACCTGTGCCCGGGCGCCTCGCTGGCCCGCATGGAGCTGGAGGTCGCCCTGCGCGCCCTGGTGGGCCGCTTCCCCGGCCTGCGCGTCGCGGACGTCCCCGGGGCGGTGTCGTTCCGCGAGAACACGATCAACTACGGGCTCGACTCCCTGCTCGTGACCTGGTAGCGGACCCGCCGTCGAGCCCCGTGGCGGACCCGGCAGCGGAGTCAGCCGCACGTCAGACCGGCGTCAGCGCCCGGTGGAAGAGTCTTTCGCAGGTGCTACCAGATCAAGGAGTACGCCCGACATGGCCGACAGCAGCGACGCCGCGGGCCCCACCAGGGCCCTGGTCATAGCCAATCCCGCATCCGGCAGCCACAGCCCTGAACTGGTGCGCGACGTAGTGGAGTTGTGCGCAGCCCACCTCTCCCGCGCCGAGCTCCACCTCACCACCGCCCGGGGGGACGCGACCGCCTTCGTGCGCCGCGCCCTGGAACGTCCCGAGGGGGCGCCCGACCTCGTCGTGACCATCGGAGGCGACGGCACCGTCCGCGAGGTGGTCCAGGGTCTCGACGGGGCCGCCGGACGGGCCGCGCTCCAGGTGGTGCCCGGCGGCACCGGCAACTCCGGGTACAAGATGCTCTGGGGCGACCGGCCCTGGACCGAATCCCTCAAGGCGGTCCTCGCCGACTCCGGTCCTGGCGGCAGCGCCCGGCTGCGCCGACTGGACCTGGCGAGGCTCGCCGAGACCGGCAACCGTGTCTACCTGGGCGCCTGTAGCGGTGTGATCGCCGACGCGCTGATCAGCGCGAAGGACAGCCCGCTGCGCGGTCGGGAGCGGTACGCCAAGGCGTTCGCCGACAGCGCGAAGGCCTACGTCCCGTACCCGGGCCGGGTCGTCGTCGACGAGCGGGTGGTGCACGAGGGCCCGACCGTCCTCGCCAACGTCGGGGGCGGCCGCTACCGAGGCGGCCGGTTCCTGGTGCTGCCCGACTCGCTGCTCGACGACGGACTGCTGGACGTCTGCGTCATCGGCGGCGGGGTCGCCGCCACCGAGGTGCCCGGACTGACCCTGGACGCCGCGCACATGGCCCATCCGGCGACCGTGTACGCACGCGGCCGCTCGATCACCGTCGAGCGCACCGACGGCGAGCGGCTGCCCCTGGAGCACGACGGCGAGTACCAGTACGCCATCGGCGCGTCGGCCACCTTCGACGTACTCCCCGGGGCGCTCACCGCCTGGGCGCCGACGGACCCCGCCTGACCTGGCCCTCACGACCCTTACGACCATTACGCCCCTTACGACTAAGGAGACCTCATGAGCGACCTCAGCAACACCGTCACCCGCTACCTCGCCATCTGGAACGAGGCCGACGCCGACAAGCGCGCCGCGGCGATCGCCGAACTCTTCACCGCCGACGCCCCCTACATCGACCCGCTCGCCGCGGTCGAGGGCCACGAGGGCGTCGCCGCGGTCATCGCGGGCGCCCGCGACCAGTTCCAGGGCCTCAGCTTCGAACTGATCGGCACGGTGGACACCCACCACAACGTCGCCCGCTTCCAGTGGGGCCTGGTCACCGAGCCCGGCGCCGAGCCGATCGCCATCGGTTTCGACGTCGCGGTCACCGCCGACGACGGCCGCATCAAGGGCGTCTACGGCTTCCTGGACAAGGTCCCCGCGGCCTGATCACCCCGGGGCGGCCGTGCGCCACCGGCGTACCGCCGCCCCGGACCACACCGCTACAGGAAGGGCGCGTCCCATGTCGGCAGTCCTCGCCGAACGCGTGGCCCGGACGCTGTGCGAGCAGTGGGAGCGCCCCCGGCCCGCGCCCGCCCGCGCGGCCACCGACACACCGTTGCGCGAACTGTCCCGGTGGGCCGCCCAGTTGCGCCCCCAGGACATCCCGTGCCGGGTGCTGAAGCTCGCCGCGAGCCAGGTCCTCTCGCAGATCGCCTCCATCAGGGCGGGCCTCGCCCACCCGCTGGGCCGCAAGCTCGTCGCCGCCTTCGGCCACCCCATGCAGCGCGACCCGCGAGCCGCGGCGGGCGTGTTCGCCGCCCTCGGCTCCTGGCTCAACCTCGACGACACCGCGTACGCCGGACATCTGTCGAACTCGACCGTCGCGGTGCCCCTCGCCTTCGCGTACGCCCGCAAGCTCGACGGGCTCTCCCTGCTGACGGCCGTCGTCGCGGCCAACGAGTGCGCGGCCCGCATCACCGCCTCCGCGACCCTCGGGCCGCTGCGCGGGCAGAGCGCCGTCCACACCCACCTCGCGGGCGCGGTGGCGGGGCGGCTGCACTGCGACCGCGCCCCCGCCGAGCAGTGGGAGAACTCCTTCGGCCTGGCCTTCGCGATGCCCAACTGGCCGCTGATGCGCGCCTTCCTGGCGAGTGACGCCCGGCTGTTCAACACCTTCACGCCCGTCCGCACCGCCATGGACGCCTGTGACGCGGCGGCGGCCGGGCTGCGCGGCGCCCCCGACATCATCGAGCACCAGGACGGCTTCCTGGCCCGCTTCGCGACCGTGCCGCTGCCCGACGCGGTGGCCAAGGGGCTCGGCCGCCGCTGGCACACCGACACCCTGTCGTTCAAGATGCACCCCGGCGGCCCCGGCATCGACGCCGCAGTGGACTGCGCCACGGAGATCCACCGGGAGCTGGGCCCGATACGCCCGCGGGACGTGGCGGAGATCGTCGTCGAGGCGTCCCTGTACACGCTGTTCGCGGGGGAGCGCGCGGCCCAGTACGTCTACGGCCCCGGATCCCCGCTCGGCGCCCTCGTCCTCGACGTGCCCTACCCGGTGGCCACCACGCTGCTGACCGGGGAGTTCTCGGTCGACGACTTCTCCTCGCCGCTCCTGGACGACCCCGACCGCTGGGAGCTGGCCCGCCGCGTGCGCCTGGAGCACGACACGGCCATGACCCGCGAACTGTTCCTGTCCGACGCGCCGTTCGGGGAGGCGGTGCGCGAGGCGGGCCCACGGGCCGAGCCCTGGCTGCGCGGCTTCGGCGGCGACGACCTGGTGGACCTCGTCGGCAACCTCGGCGCCGCCGGCCACGACTTCGCCCACTCGACGAAGGCCACCGGCGCCCGGGTCACCGTACGGCTGACCGACGGCCGTACCGTGACGCGCGGACGTCTCATCCCGGTCGGCGCGGCAGGACCCGACACGCGCTCGCGCCACTCGGAGATGGTGCGCGAGAAGTTCCTCGCCGTCGGGGGCTCGCAGCAAGTGGCGGACACCGTGGGCGCGTTGCACCGCATGCGGCCGCGCGGGGTGCGGCGGTGGATAGAGGCGGCCTTCCTCGACTGACGGCCCCTGCGACCCCGCGCCTGCCCCGCCCCGCCCGGTCAGCCGGCCTGCCGGTCCGGGGGCAGGAAGACGTCGACGATCTCCTGTACGCGGTCGACGACGTCCTGGCGGTCGGCCTGGACCCAGGAGATGTGCTGCGCGCCGAAGAGCGCGGACCGCAGCACGCGCGCCAGCGCGGCCGGGTCGGCGGTCTCCAGCGTCCCCGCCTTCCGGCAGTTCTCCAGCAGCTCGGTCAGCAGGTCGGTGAAGCCGACGTAGGGGACCGGCATGTCGGCCTTGATGTAGGGCCGCTCGATCTGGAGCCGGGAGCCCGCCTTGATGAAGTCGTCGTCACGGAAGCCGCGGGCCACCTCCGTCATGACGTCGGCGACCGTCGCGGGCGAGGACTGGTCGCCCTCGAGGACGGGGGCGATGATCTCGTTCAGTCTGCGGTAGAACTCGTCCGCCACGGCGGCGGCGATCGCCTCCTTGTTGGCGAAGTGGAAGTACACGGCCCCCTTGGTCAGCTCCGCCTTGTCGGCGACGTCCTTGATGGTGACGGCGGGGAAGCCGGAGTCGGCGAAGACCGAGGCCGCCGCGTTGAGGATCGTCCTGCGGGTGTGGATGGCCCGCTCCTGCTTGAGGTGCGAGGTGTCGTCGGACGAGGTTGCGGTCGGCAGGGGGAGCGGAGGTGCCTTGCGTTCGTTGCTCATGGCTTCCAAATCGTGCTCAGTGTGTGCCAACTGGTCAGTACCCAGGGTGAGTTGGTGGTGATGGAACGTGGTTCGACTCTTGAAATATACCTTCTCGCAGGTATATTAATTCCCGCGCAGCAAGGCTTCACACGTCTGTTCTCCAGCACGAGATCGTCCTGATTTGGGGGGAAGCTTTGTCTCAGAAGTCGGTCGTGCTCATCGATGATTCCAGAAACCGGGATGCCGCATCAATGGCTTGCACGGCACCTGGCCTCACGTTCCTCAGACCCGTCCCGCGCGAGCTGGTGCACCGCAGCTCGATCGCGGAGGTCTTCGTCACGGACGGCTGTCGTGTAAGCGACAGCCGTTTCTCCGTCGCGGCCCAGTGGCCGCGCGACCACGCGCTCTACCACCCGGACGAGCAGGGGTTCAGTGATCCCATGCTGTTCGCGGAGACCATCCGCCAGGCCCTTCTCTATGTGGCCCACGAGCACTTCGAGGTGCCGATCGGGCACCGGTTCGTCGGCCGCGACCTGTCCTTCGAGATCACCGACCCGGCCGCGCTGCGGATCGTCGGCGTCCCCGTCCCCGTGGTCCTCGAGGCCGAGTGGACCTGGGAGGAGGGCCGG
This window contains:
- a CDS encoding fatty acid--CoA ligase; translation: MEHHTTSNWTLTRTSRTHAGGRAEHAAIICEGRTTTYGKLHRDSNRAAHALRDAGIGPGDRVAYLGRESENYYLTILACAKAGAVLVPVNWRLTQGEVDHILRDSGAVLLFVDDEFWETADRVRPQLPGLRTVVRVDGTDSEGEPARGAGLPAWYADHPTTDLEPGTGPDDAVVQIYTSGTTGLPKGAVLAHRSFFTLPAAMREHGADWLDWLPDDVSLISLPGFGIAGIGWFMHTFNAGGTSVVMPQFIPQEAVRLIREHGVTITFAAPAMLQMMMAERGAGPAAFTSLRKIAYGAAPMSETLLERCLAVFGCQFAQIYASTETGSVAVCLPPEAHRPGTGLLKSVGRPCPGNEVKVIGPDGESLPPGETGQICVRTPSRMLGYWNLPEATERTVVGEWLHMGDAGYLDEDGYVYLRDRMNDTIIVAGQNIYPAEVEKALAAHPAVADAAVVGLPDPHWGEAVHAVVVPRPGATVKPRELLVALRAHLADYKIPSAFHFAEDLPRNPSGKILRRAVRDRLTAEAPPAAERLTLPVQRRDSARTASLPPQRQHA
- a CDS encoding LLM class flavin-dependent oxidoreductase, with amino-acid sequence MQSFAGPLRIGILLPTREQAINGAYAAAPLLDFARQAEALGFDSLWAGDSLTARPRLDPLVVLSAAAAATERITVGTAAFTPALRHPLIGSHLIASLDHVAAGRLVLGLGSGFPMPETEEEFASVGASFAGRVGRLDEIAALWRTAWRSGEEGQPTAFQGKFWQAERLERLPKPASPGGPPLWLAGSDTPKVLARVAEKYDGWLPFLPDAEAYGRARARIAELAEAAGRAPDAVTPALYATVTVNRDEAAAKAELEHYIEHYYGRSLEQMSAIQAYGWGSAESCAEWLGAYVRAGARHLVIRIGSLDPEPQLKEIAEVLLPAVRAIGRHTTVGRTQS
- a CDS encoding thioesterase II family protein, with amino-acid sequence MSAAGEWFHPAEPSEDASVRLFMLPHAGSGAIIYRDWERLLPGDIAPQAVTLPGRHNRRDEMTYEDWDPLLDALHEAVADDLDERPFAFFGHCLGAQLAFRLTIRMEAEGGPSPVLVGMSGWSPVGFFQPTEEQSRMPAPELVEWIKKLGSFPAEIYDNPQMLALVVPALRADLRVAAQYVDDGAGTACPLVSYGGASDPLMESPDAMEHWAGRSPQYLGHSEYPGGHFYIDSHAEAVTTHFAQRLRRLAGRS
- a CDS encoding MFS transporter; this translates as MTTEADLNVKAEADIDIKGAGVPPLAPQAAPPDEAAAAKPSYGALLVVLAGLFITNLDFFIVNVAIPSLQTNMHATAAEIQLIAVTFTIGLSALLITGGRLGDIYGRRRVYSIGVLLFTLASLACGIAQNMGELIIARGIQGAAAALVIPQVLGILTTTYSGKHRAVAFNAYGIALGAAAVFGQLIGGLLIKADVFGMDWRTIFLINVPIGAIVLALTPKLVPESKSEGRTGLDLVGVLLVTAGLTAVVLPLVIGREEGWPAWTWLCMAAAVPLLAAFWFCQRRLAASAKSPLVSPSLFRDRAFGVGSVTILVYFSVMASFFLVLALYLQQGHGASALESGLLFVPLGLGFFVASAMAPKFAAKLGRQALALGALVVAAGDIAFAQTASQLGTTGSVGWCIPAMVVCGFGMGLVVAPLTSLVLEGVATEHAAAASGVFSTGQEMGNALGIAIIGVVFFDQVGEHPSAQGYTDGFGFSLYVQAGICVLVAALVQFLPRKAEKG
- a CDS encoding cytochrome P450; its protein translation is MTVTPVMPEVQERLAAWPMPRTCPYSPPDAYAELRRGGPVKVRIRTGEAWLITRYDDVRAVLTDARFSSDDTQPGFPVRIQLPPAPRVMSFTRMDGPEHGRLRRMAMTEFTARRTRALRPSVELLVERLVDELERGPRPADLVAAFSVRLPSLVIARMLGVPEADECDFTELSQAVLSQDATPEEIYAAFVEMTQYLDELIRRKGREPEEDLLSRLATQYVATGELSHDDLVAMARLFLVAGHETTAHQLSLSVLSLLREPGRLERLRRDPDLFAPAVEELLRYWSITQDNQVRVAVEDAEIGGARIAKGDGVILAYPSANHDESVFPGGDRVDLDRDASRHIAFGYGPHLCPGASLARMELEVALRALVGRFPGLRVADVPGAVSFRENTINYGLDSLLVTW
- a CDS encoding diacylglycerol/lipid kinase family protein, with the protein product MADSSDAAGPTRALVIANPASGSHSPELVRDVVELCAAHLSRAELHLTTARGDATAFVRRALERPEGAPDLVVTIGGDGTVREVVQGLDGAAGRAALQVVPGGTGNSGYKMLWGDRPWTESLKAVLADSGPGGSARLRRLDLARLAETGNRVYLGACSGVIADALISAKDSPLRGRERYAKAFADSAKAYVPYPGRVVVDERVVHEGPTVLANVGGGRYRGGRFLVLPDSLLDDGLLDVCVIGGGVAATEVPGLTLDAAHMAHPATVYARGRSITVERTDGERLPLEHDGEYQYAIGASATFDVLPGALTAWAPTDPA
- a CDS encoding nuclear transport factor 2 family protein, which produces MSDLSNTVTRYLAIWNEADADKRAAAIAELFTADAPYIDPLAAVEGHEGVAAVIAGARDQFQGLSFELIGTVDTHHNVARFQWGLVTEPGAEPIAIGFDVAVTADDGRIKGVYGFLDKVPAA